DNA sequence from the Vibrio sp. BS-M-Sm-2 genome:
TGTTGGTTTTTTCCGTCAACGGAAGTTGGATGCCTTGGCGTTCTGCTTCATCTAAGCAGAAGCCTAAGTCTTTGATCATCCAATCAATTGCGAAGCCGAAATCGAATTTATCTTGCGCCATTGTGGTAGCGCGGTTTTCCATCTGCCATGAGCCTGCCGCGCCGTTTTTAAGGCAATCAACCAGAGTTGGGATATCCAAACCTGACTTCTCTGCAAGTACCAAGCCTTCAGATAAGCCGTTCAATACACCTGCAATGCAGATCTGGTTAACCATTTTCGCGCGCTGGCCTTGGCCGACTTTACCCATCAGAACTGACGACTTGCCGTAAGCTTCAAATACAGGTTGAAGGTCGTTGAATAGCTCCTGTTCACCACCACACATGATAGTTAGTACGCCGTTTTCTGCGCCCGCTTGACCACCAGACACTGGTGCATCCATAAAGCGAACACCTGCTTGCTTTGCAGCTACTTCAAGTTCTTCA
Encoded proteins:
- a CDS encoding NAD(P)-dependent oxidoreductase — its product is MKVSFIGLGVMGFPMAGHLVKAGFEVTVFNRTHSKALDWADKHQGKAAESVAECVAEADVVLVCVGNDDDVRSMTTSETGALAAMKPNAILVDHTTTSAILSEELEVAAKQAGVRFMDAPVSGGQAGAENGVLTIMCGGEQELFNDLQPVFEAYGKSSVLMGKVGQGQRAKMVNQICIAGVLNGLSEGLVLAEKSGLDIPTLVDCLKNGAAGSWQMENRATTMAQDKFDFGFAIDWMIKDLGFCLDEAERQGIQLPLTEKTNNAYKTLSAEGQGRMDTSVLMKAVVEETKK